From a single Micromonospora sp. WMMD1102 genomic region:
- a CDS encoding MoxR family ATPase yields MAQPTTPDTPTPPDVGGAVPTLGSTPAEDATLLERALFEVKRVIVGQDRMVERMFVALLARGHCLLEGVPGVAKTLAVETLARVVGGTFARVQFTPDLVPADIVGTRIYRQSSEKFDVELGPVFVNFLLADEINRAPAKVQSALLEVMSEQQVSIGGQTHRVPNPFLVMATQNPIEQEGVYPLPEAQRDRFLMKIIVGYPTDAEEREIVYRMGVSAPEPSSIFTPLELVGLQQKADQVFVHNALVDYAVRLVLATRAPAEHGMPDVAQLIQYGASPRASLGIVRATRALALMRGRDYALPQDVQDIAPDILRHRLVLSYDALADNIPADHVVDRVMSTIPLPSVAPRQNASSAPPPGPGLGPASGIPASGPAWPGHPQA; encoded by the coding sequence GTGGCCCAGCCGACGACGCCCGACACCCCGACCCCGCCCGACGTCGGCGGTGCCGTCCCGACCCTGGGCAGCACCCCGGCCGAGGACGCGACCCTGCTCGAACGCGCCCTCTTCGAGGTCAAGCGGGTCATCGTCGGGCAGGACCGGATGGTGGAGCGGATGTTCGTCGCCCTGCTGGCCCGCGGGCACTGCCTGCTCGAAGGGGTGCCCGGGGTGGCGAAGACGCTCGCGGTGGAGACTTTGGCCCGGGTCGTCGGCGGTACCTTCGCCCGGGTGCAGTTCACTCCGGACCTGGTCCCCGCCGACATCGTCGGCACCCGGATCTACCGGCAGTCGAGCGAGAAGTTCGACGTCGAACTCGGCCCCGTTTTCGTGAACTTCCTGCTCGCCGACGAGATCAACCGGGCACCGGCCAAGGTGCAGTCGGCGCTGCTGGAGGTGATGTCCGAGCAGCAAGTGTCGATCGGCGGGCAGACCCACCGGGTGCCGAACCCGTTCCTGGTGATGGCGACGCAGAACCCGATCGAGCAGGAGGGCGTCTATCCGCTGCCCGAGGCGCAACGGGACCGCTTCCTGATGAAGATCATCGTCGGCTACCCCACCGACGCGGAGGAACGCGAGATCGTCTACCGGATGGGGGTCAGTGCCCCCGAGCCGTCCTCGATCTTCACCCCGCTCGAACTCGTGGGGCTGCAACAGAAGGCCGACCAGGTGTTCGTGCACAACGCCCTGGTCGACTACGCCGTACGCCTGGTGCTGGCCACCCGTGCCCCGGCCGAACACGGGATGCCGGACGTCGCCCAGCTCATCCAGTACGGTGCCAGCCCGCGCGCCTCGCTCGGCATCGTCCGGGCCACCCGGGCGCTCGCCCTGATGCGCGGCCGGGACTACGCGCTGCCGCAGGACGTCCAGGACATCGCCCCGGACATCCTCCGGCACCGGCTGGTGCTCAGCTACGACGCGCTGGCCGACAACATCCCCGCCGACCACGTCGTCGACCGGGTGATGTCCACCATCCCGCTGCCCTCCGTCGCGCCCCGGCAGAACGCCAGTTCGGCCCCGCCGCCCGGTCCCGGGCTCGGCCCGGCGTCCGGGATTCCGGCGTCCGGCCCGGCGTGGCCCGGGCACCCGCAGGCATGA
- a CDS encoding PH domain-containing protein, with protein MTTGGSAAGHPPAGPTDPLEPWPETVRWQPVSADLVKVEALRLGIGMLVLAAGAVIGLALTGHWLFGLALGLVVALTLWRLAVIVRAVRAWGYAERDNDLLVRHGLLVRRLSIVPYARMQFVDVTAGPLERAFDLATVQLHTAAAASDARVPGLRPAEASRLRDRLTALGEDRAEGL; from the coding sequence GTGACGACCGGAGGGTCCGCGGCCGGGCATCCTCCGGCCGGACCGACAGATCCGCTGGAGCCGTGGCCGGAGACCGTGCGCTGGCAGCCGGTCTCGGCCGACCTGGTCAAGGTGGAGGCGCTGCGGCTCGGGATCGGGATGCTGGTCCTCGCCGCCGGCGCCGTGATCGGGCTGGCCCTCACCGGCCACTGGCTCTTCGGCCTCGCCCTCGGCCTGGTGGTCGCGCTCACCCTATGGCGGCTGGCGGTCATCGTCCGGGCCGTCCGGGCCTGGGGGTACGCCGAACGCGACAACGACCTGCTGGTCCGGCACGGCCTGCTGGTCCGGCGGCTGTCGATCGTGCCGTACGCCCGGATGCAGTTCGTCGACGTCACCGCCGGGCCGCTGGAGCGCGCCTTCGACCTGGCCACCGTGCAACTGCACACCGCCGCCGCCGCCAGCGACGCGCGGGTGCCCGGCCTGCGCCCGGCCGAGGCGTCCCGGCTGCGTGACCGGCTCACCGCGCTCGGCGAGGACCGGGCGGAGGGCCTGTGA
- a CDS encoding PH domain-containing protein: MTVEEVAEPRKRLHPLSPLLHGAKSLAVIVAALSWSTLSRVGLGVFTLLVVVLLLGALALSVVSWYNTGYHVVGRELRIHEGLLWRRTRAIPLERLQSVEVVRPLLAQLSGLAELRLEVVGGGKTEAPLAYVTVADAVTLRERLLALAGRAPGTGAGTAAPGRPGAPEPGRPVPTGAPGVGGLAGAVEPPTGRPLHAVSNRDLLVSQLLTPQAFFLPFGLAFVLVQFFTEDSWSFIAVASTLTAMAGVVLQPIRRVLDDWSFRLARDDAALRVRHGLLETRAQTVPLDRLQAIGVTWPLLWRMKGWLRMRLSVAGIAAGEIDNRSTPDRLLPAGDLATAQMIMSEVLPGVSITGTLTPPPARARWVHPLARTALGAGLSARVFAVRSGLLTRELLVVPYARIQSVRVVQGPLQRRLRLATVYADTAGGPAAAARDRDLHEAWALAAELTARARSARLSAPR, encoded by the coding sequence GTGACGGTCGAGGAGGTCGCCGAACCCCGCAAGCGACTGCATCCGCTGAGCCCGCTGCTGCACGGGGCGAAGTCGCTGGCGGTGATCGTCGCCGCGCTCTCCTGGTCGACGCTGTCCCGGGTCGGCCTAGGCGTCTTCACCCTGCTGGTGGTGGTGCTGCTGCTCGGTGCGCTGGCGCTGTCGGTGGTCAGTTGGTACAACACCGGCTACCACGTGGTGGGGCGGGAGCTGCGGATCCACGAGGGGCTGCTGTGGCGGCGTACCCGGGCGATCCCGTTGGAGCGGTTGCAGTCCGTGGAGGTGGTCCGGCCGCTGCTGGCCCAACTCAGCGGGCTCGCCGAGCTGCGCCTGGAGGTGGTCGGCGGCGGGAAGACGGAGGCGCCGCTGGCGTACGTCACGGTGGCCGACGCGGTGACGCTGCGGGAACGACTGCTGGCGCTGGCCGGCCGGGCGCCCGGCACCGGGGCGGGCACGGCAGCTCCCGGCCGGCCCGGAGCGCCGGAGCCGGGGCGGCCCGTCCCGACCGGGGCACCAGGCGTCGGCGGGCTGGCCGGCGCCGTCGAGCCGCCGACCGGCCGGCCGCTGCACGCGGTGTCCAACCGCGACCTGCTGGTCAGCCAGCTGCTCACCCCACAGGCGTTCTTCCTGCCGTTCGGCCTCGCCTTCGTGCTGGTCCAGTTCTTCACCGAGGACTCCTGGTCGTTCATCGCGGTCGCCAGCACCCTCACCGCGATGGCCGGGGTGGTGCTCCAGCCGATCCGGCGGGTGCTCGACGACTGGAGTTTCCGGCTGGCCCGCGACGACGCCGCGCTGCGGGTCCGGCACGGGCTGCTGGAGACCCGGGCCCAGACCGTACCGCTGGACCGGCTCCAGGCGATCGGGGTCACCTGGCCGCTGCTCTGGCGGATGAAGGGCTGGCTGCGGATGCGACTGTCAGTGGCCGGCATCGCCGCCGGTGAGATCGACAACCGCAGTACCCCGGACCGGTTGCTGCCGGCCGGCGACCTGGCCACCGCTCAGATGATCATGTCGGAGGTGCTGCCCGGGGTGTCCATCACCGGCACCCTCACCCCGCCGCCGGCCCGAGCCCGCTGGGTGCACCCGCTGGCCCGTACCGCGCTCGGCGCCGGGCTCTCCGCCCGGGTCTTCGCGGTCCGCTCCGGCCTGCTGACTCGGGAACTGCTTGTCGTGCCGTACGCCCGGATCCAGAGCGTCCGGGTGGTGCAGGGTCCGCTCCAGCGACGGCTGCGGCTGGCCACCGTCTACGCGGACACGGCCGGCGGGCCGGCCGCAGCCGCCCGGGACCGGGACCTGCACGAGGCGTGGGCCTTGGCGGCGGAGTTGACCGCCCGGGCCCGGTCCGCCCGGCTCAGCGCCCCGCGCTGA
- a CDS encoding phosphatase PAP2 family protein, which produces MLVTAPATPPTPPPAAPEGRHRRIVAMSIWTVAFVAGWLLIGLPTDPLYAFAWLWAATIAWRSDRPWRTHLGFARDWLPVVVLLALYNLSRGFADNGATPHAYELIAADRWMFGWAMDGQVPTVWLQQHLYDPDGIHWWDVGVSWVYFSHFVVTLAAAVVLWLRSRPRWAAFMRRWGFLCASGLVTYFVYPAAPPWWAAHYGMLEEVARISTRGWREFGMHGAGNLLNAGQIASNPVAAMPSLHTAWALFVVVFFLGATRRRWWPLLLCYPLAMTFTLVYAGEHYVIDVLVGWAYVGLTFLAVGLAERWWAARKARRQPVGSVSEAMTGADPEPPVGPEAPEPAPQRSVSAGR; this is translated from the coding sequence ATGCTCGTTACCGCTCCCGCCACCCCGCCCACGCCCCCGCCGGCCGCGCCCGAGGGCCGGCACCGCCGGATCGTCGCCATGTCGATCTGGACGGTGGCCTTCGTCGCCGGCTGGCTGCTGATCGGCCTGCCCACCGACCCGCTGTACGCCTTCGCCTGGCTCTGGGCCGCCACCATCGCCTGGCGCAGTGACCGGCCCTGGCGCACCCACCTGGGCTTCGCCCGGGACTGGCTTCCGGTGGTCGTGCTCCTCGCCCTCTACAACCTCTCCCGGGGGTTCGCGGACAACGGGGCGACACCGCACGCCTACGAGCTGATCGCCGCCGACCGCTGGATGTTCGGCTGGGCGATGGACGGCCAGGTGCCGACGGTCTGGCTGCAACAGCACCTCTACGACCCGGACGGCATCCACTGGTGGGACGTCGGGGTGAGCTGGGTCTACTTCTCGCACTTCGTGGTCACCCTGGCCGCCGCGGTGGTGCTCTGGCTGCGCTCCCGACCCCGCTGGGCGGCGTTCATGCGGCGCTGGGGCTTCCTCTGCGCCAGCGGTCTGGTCACCTACTTCGTCTACCCGGCCGCGCCGCCCTGGTGGGCCGCCCACTACGGGATGCTGGAGGAGGTCGCCCGGATCTCCACCCGGGGCTGGCGGGAGTTCGGCATGCACGGCGCCGGCAACCTGCTCAACGCCGGCCAGATCGCCTCCAACCCGGTCGCCGCGATGCCGTCGCTGCACACCGCCTGGGCACTCTTCGTGGTGGTCTTCTTCCTCGGCGCGACCCGGCGACGCTGGTGGCCGCTGCTGCTCTGCTATCCGCTGGCGATGACCTTCACCCTGGTCTACGCGGGCGAGCACTACGTGATCGACGTACTTGTCGGCTGGGCGTACGTCGGGTTGACGTTCCTGGCCGTCGGGCTCGCCGAGCGCTGGTGGGCGGCGCGCAAGGCCCGCCGTCAGCCCGTCGGGAGCGTGTCGGAAGCCATGACGGGTGCCGACCCCGAGCCGCCGGTGGGACCGGAGGCGCCGGAGCCGGCGCCGCAGCGGTCGGTCAGCGCGGGGCGCTGA
- a CDS encoding PadR family transcriptional regulator, protein MSVSRILLGLLEPRSQHGYVLRRRYDEWFGTSRPLKSAQVYATLGRLDRDGLIDLAGVASGVGPDRRVYAITEAGVGELDRWLDEPEVPEVTASRRVLFAKVLIALSSGRPAEPMLDRQRQAHLARMRELRAQRQAGDLLTQLDADFEMYHLDADLKWIDGAVARLARLAALVAHVDDTDVDEVEVDHAEKETDR, encoded by the coding sequence ATGTCGGTATCCCGAATCCTGCTCGGCCTGCTCGAACCGCGGTCCCAGCACGGCTACGTGCTGCGCCGCCGCTACGACGAGTGGTTCGGCACCAGCCGTCCACTGAAGTCCGCCCAGGTCTACGCCACCCTCGGCCGGCTGGACCGGGACGGGCTGATCGACCTCGCCGGAGTGGCCAGCGGGGTCGGCCCGGACCGCCGGGTGTACGCCATCACCGAGGCGGGCGTCGGCGAACTCGACCGCTGGCTCGACGAGCCGGAGGTGCCGGAGGTGACCGCCAGCCGGCGGGTGCTCTTCGCCAAGGTGCTCATCGCGCTCTCCAGCGGCCGGCCGGCCGAGCCGATGCTCGACCGGCAGCGCCAGGCGCACCTGGCCCGGATGCGCGAGTTGCGCGCCCAGCGGCAGGCCGGCGACCTGCTGACCCAGCTCGACGCCGACTTCGAGATGTACCACCTCGACGCCGATCTCAAGTGGATCGACGGTGCCGTCGCCCGGCTCGCCCGGCTGGCCGCGCTGGTAGCCCACGTCGACGACACGGACGTCGACGAGGTGGAGGTCGACCACGCGGAGAAGGAGACCGACCGATGA
- a CDS encoding ABC transporter ATP-binding protein yields MHVLAGILRPEHGEVRLDAQRIDNLSDSRRSRLRLRSFGFVLQFGDLVPELSLGQNVALPLRLLGTPRAEARRRAAELLGQLAVAELADRRPGQVSGGEAQRAAVARALAHRPSVIFADEPTGALDSAAGEVVLDALTGLARQEGSAVVMVTHEARVAAYADRTVFLRDGRVAA; encoded by the coding sequence CTGCACGTACTCGCCGGCATCCTCCGCCCCGAGCACGGCGAGGTACGCCTCGACGCGCAGCGCATCGACAACCTTTCCGACAGCCGGCGCAGCCGGCTCCGGCTCCGCTCGTTCGGCTTCGTGCTCCAGTTCGGCGACCTGGTGCCGGAACTCTCCCTGGGGCAGAACGTCGCACTGCCGCTCCGGCTGCTCGGCACGCCCCGGGCCGAGGCCCGGCGCCGGGCCGCCGAACTGCTCGGGCAGCTGGCCGTCGCCGAGCTGGCCGACCGCCGCCCGGGACAGGTCTCCGGCGGCGAGGCGCAGCGGGCCGCCGTCGCCCGTGCGCTGGCCCACCGACCCTCGGTGATCTTCGCCGACGAGCCGACCGGCGCGCTGGACAGTGCGGCCGGCGAGGTGGTGCTGGACGCGCTCACCGGGCTGGCCCGCCAGGAGGGCAGCGCCGTGGTGATGGTCACCCACGAGGCCCGGGTGGCGGCGTACGCGGACCGGACTGTATTCCTCCGCGACGGGCGGGTGGCCGCGTGA